Part of the Zhongshania aliphaticivorans genome, CGGTGTTGGCGACATTGAACTAGCCCCGCTCAAAGACCGCGTTAGCGCGTACACGCCAGTTCCTGGCGGCGTAGGCCCGATGACGATTAACACCCTTATTTTCCAAAGCGTTGACTCCGGCGAAAAAGCTATCGCTTAATAGGTAATTTATAAATGGCCAGGGCAAACAAGCCACCAAAAAAAATTGGACCAGTGAAAAAAATTGTGCGAGCCCTGCTTACCGGTGTTCTGCAAATATTTTTTTGGGTAATGAAAACGATAAAATTCAAATCCCAGTTAGATATAGAGCACCCTTGCGTCATGGCCGTATATCACGATGAGCTTATGCCACTGGTATATTATTTCCGCAATCAGGGTGTTGCCTCCATCGCGTCCCAAAATCATTTTGGCTATGCCATTGCTAAGGTCATGGAGCGTTACGACTACGAAGTAGCATTAGGCTCACCCAGCCGTGGAGGCAAAGACGCTTTTTTCCAGTTATTGCGGGCTGCGCGCAAAGGCAAATCTATCGCCTTTACCGTAGATGGTTCGCGCGGCCCACGACACGAAATGAAACAAGGCGCCATGATGCTGGCAAAAAAAACCAAGCTCCCGCTTTATTTAATTAGAGCCGAATACGATGGCTGGCGCATTGAAAAATCTTGGGATAAATCAAAATTCCCAAAACCCTTTGCATCGGTAAGCTTTAACTACAAAAAATTTGACATGGAAGATTATGCTGACGAAGCAGATATCAATGTCGCTGTGTTAGCAGCGCAGAAACAACTCAGCGGACTACAAATTGACGACTATAAAGCCCCCTCCAAATGACCAGCCTGCTACATAAAGCTTATCTCGTCGTAATACTGCTTTACGCGGTATTAATTACCGCTCTTTCACTGCTACCAACGACAAACACAATAGACATCAATATCTGGGACAAAGCACAGCACTTTGGTGCCTACGCCCTCTTCATGGCGCTCGTCTTTCCGCTGGCGAATACACATAAGCAACGAATAAAATACGCTGCGGGCATCGTCATCTATGGTTTGCTACTAGAATATGGCCAACAATTTTCGCCAGGGCGAGATACGTCAATACAAGATGGGCTTGCCAACACGCTGGGGGTTTTAAGTGGCTACACCTTGATGCTACTTATTTTGACTACCTACCATCGGTATAAGCAGCCAAAAGATTAATACCCCCTACGACTTCCATGCACCGTCGCACACTACGCCCGACGCCAGGTTGTTCCCTCACGGCTATCTTCCAAAATTACACCCTGATCCTTGAGGGAATCACGAATTTCATCAGCACGGGAAAATAAGCGATCTTTCTTAGCCTGCACTCGTTCTAAGATAAGCGCCTCAATATCTGCCGCAGCTAGATGGTCATCACTACCGGCTTGCAAAAATGCATCTGCAGATAATTGCAATATACCCAAGGTGGCCGCCAAAGACTTTAGCGTAATCGCTAAAGATGCCAGCTTATCGCCTCCAGCCTCCCTTGCACTATTCAACTCCCGCACCATGTCATAAAGCACCGCGAGCGCTACCGGCGCATTGAAATCATCTGCCATGGCAGCATCAAAGCGTTGAACATAATCATCGCTTCTATCAAGAGATTGATACGGTATCACCTCCCCTACATCCAAACCTTTAAAAGCGTGGTAAAAACGCTCTAAATTTTGCTTAGCAATTTGAAGATTATCTTCTGAATAATTGATGGCACTGCGGTAATGACTGGATATAAGAAAATACCGAACCACTTCCGGGTGGTACTTATCTAATATTTCTCTGATCGTAAAAAAATTACCCAAGGATTTGGACATTTTTTCATTATCGACACGCACCGCACCAGCATGCATCCAAGTCTGCGCGTATTGCTTACCCGTCGCCGCCTCTGATTGCGCAATCTCATTTTCATGGTGAGGAAAAACCAAATCTGGGCCACCGCCATGAATATCAAAAGTATCCCCTAGGCAGCACGTCGACATCGCTGAACACTCAATATGCCAACCAGGTCGACCATCTCCCCAAGGAGAGGGCCAACTTACCCCACCGTCAGCTACCGCCTTCCATAGCGCAAAATCACGAGGGTCTTCTTTAGCCTCATCTACCGCGATACGGGCACCAGACAATAACTCATCCGGTTTTTTACCGGACAACTTACCGTAATCAGCAAAAGCGGTTACTCGATAATACACATCACCATTTGACGCCTTATACGCAAATCCCTTTTCAAGTAACTGTCCAATCATCGCCAATATATCGCCAATATGCGCCGTGGCCCGAGGCTCTTGGTCTGGGGGCATAATATCCAAGCGAGCAGCGTCTTCATGCATAGCCTGAATAAAGCGCTCAGTTAACACCTCATAGGGCTCGTCATTTTCCTCAGCGCGACGTAAAATTTTATCGTCGATATCAGTGATATTACGCACATAATTGACATCAAAGCCTTTGGCTCTCAAATAACGGGTAATCACATCAAAGGCGACCAACACCCGTGCGTGACCAAGATGACAATAGTCATACACCGTCATACCACAGACATACATATTAATTTTGCCATCCAATAATGGCACTAAGGGCTGTTTACTCCGGCTTAAGGTGTTATAAATTTGAATCGTCATAAAAATCGTTTGTAACCTTAGAAGGCCATTAACTCTCAGCTAACAACCTAGTTAAAATTTGTGTCTGAGCCCTTAATAGCTCAGACCTTGCTACCCATTTCTGTGAGGCGTTTTACTGGCCGCCATTCCAAGTATCTCGCAAAGCAATAGAGCGGTTAAATACCGGCGCATCACTGCGATGCTCAACTCGATCTGCTACAAAATAACCCGTACGCTCAAACTGAAAGCTCGCCTCGGGGAGAGCATCTGCCAAACTTGGCTCTATCCAGCAACCCTCCAATACACGCAAAGAGTCAGGGTTAACATGGTCAAGGAATTCTTCACCGCCTCTATCCGGTGACTCATGACTAAACAGACGATCATAAAGTCTAACTGTCGCACGCTTGCCATGACTAGCTGAAACCCAGTGAATAACACCCTTCGGTTTAACACCATCTGCCGGATCAGCACCATGACTTGCATCATCATAAGTGCAATGCACTTCGACAACATTTCCATCAGCGTCCTTAACCACAGACTCTGCTAGTAAGACATAAGCATTACGTAAACGCACTTTTTTACCTAGTACTAGACGCTTAAACTTTTTATTTGCCTCTTCGCGAAAATCATCACGCTCGATAAACACTTCACGGCTAAAGGGCAAGCTGCGCTCAGCTAGGTCATCGCGATTTGGATGTCCTGGCGCAGTCAACCACTCCACTTTTTCACTAGGGTAATTAGTGATGACAATTTTCAGCGGTTCCATAACACACATTGCCCGTGGCGCATTTTTATCAAGGTCGTCACGGATAGCGTGCTCAAGCATTGCCACATCGACCACTCCTTCACTGCGAGCAACCCCCACCATTTCACAAAAGCGCTTCAATGAAGCTGGGGTAAACCCTCGGCGACGCATTCCTGCAATTGTCGGCATGCGCGGATCATCCCAACCATCAACTACCTTTTCATCCACCAGCATTTTCAATTTACGCTTGCTGGTCACCGTATAATTCACATTAAGCCTAGCAAATTCATATTGCTTAGGTTGTGCTGGCACCGGCAAATTAGCAATGAACCACTCATATAAAGGACGATGGTCTTCAAACTCCAAGGTACAGATCGAGTGGGTTATTCCCTCAAGCGCATCGGATTGACCATGAGTAAAATCATAGGTTGGGTAGATACACCACTTATCGGCAGTCTGATGGTGGCTAACTTTGCGAATACGATAAATGATGGGGTCACGAAGATTAATATTGGGGGCAGCCATATCAATTTTCGCCCGCAATACGCAGTGCCCTTCATCAAAGACGCCCTCTTTCATATCCGAAAACAATGCAAGGTTTTCTTCAACACTGCGCTCACGATACGGGCTATTTTTACCCGGTTCCGTTAACGTGCCACGATATTCCCTTGCCTCATCGGCACTGAGATCACAGACATAAGCGTTTCCATTTCGAATCAAATGCACCGCGTATTCAAAAAGAGTATCGAAGTAATCAGAGGCGTACCGAATCGGTCCCGACCATTCAAAACCCAACCAGCGTATATCTTCCTGAATAGCATCAATATAAGCCTGCTCTTCTTTTGCAGGGTTGGTGTCATCAAAACGTAAATGACAACGGCCACCAAATTGCTCTGCAAGACCAAAATTCAAACAAATCGATTTAGCATGACCAATATGTAAAAAGCCATTAGGCTCAGGGGGAAAGCGGGTAACAAGCTCACCACTTAAACGGCCAGAAGCAATGTCTTCCGTTACGATAGTACGAAGAAAATTATTACCAGATACTACATTATCAGTCATTGAAAGGTTCCAGATGTTCAATATCGGCCATTTAGAGGGAACAGCTGAGGCAAAGTATTTATCACGAGATAACTACTTGTCGACTACCGCCGGTTTCGCCCCGAAGCCAAAACCCTTATTATAGCGACTTTAATTTCCGGTTATAAGCGAGATCCGCGTAAATGATTATCTTCACTACAAATTTCGGCGACATTAAAATTGAGCTCGACTTCGAAAACGCACCAAAAACATCTGAAAACTTCAAACAATATGTTGTTGATGGTTATTATGATGGCACCATATTCCACCGTGTTATCGATGGCTTCATGATTCAAGGTGGTGGATTTGAGCCCGGTATGAAGCAAAAAGAAACTCGCAGCCAAATCGAAAATGAAGCCGATAATGGCCTTAAAAACGAACTTGGCACACTAGCAATGGCACGCACTAGCGACCCTCATTCTGCCAGCGCTCAGTTTTTCATTAACGTAAAGAACAATGACTTCCTAAATCACAGCAGTAAAACTATGCAAGGCTGGGGCTATGCGGTTTTTGCAAAAGTTGTTGATGGGCTTGACGTCATTAATGCGATCAAAGCAGTCAAGACAACTAGCGCCGCCGGCCATCAGGATGTTCCCGCTGAAGATGTGGTTATAGAAAAAGCGGTATGGGTAGACTGATAGCTGCATGACCACTCTATTTATCTCAGACCTACATCTGGATGAAACGCGCCCGGATATAACCCGGGCGTTTTTCCATTTCCTTCAAACCACCGCCCTTAAGGCTAAATCTCTATATATCCTCGGTGATTTTTTTGAAGGCTGGATTGGCGATGACGATACTTCTGACCTAATACAATCCGTAAAGTCAGCCTTAGCGACTCTTAAAAAGCGCGGAGTGGCAATTTTTATTATGCATGGCAACCGAGATTTTTTGATAGGTAGCAGCTTCTGCTCCGAAGTAGGCGCCACACTCCTACCAGACCCCAGTGTTATTTCACTCTGCGGTGAGCCAACACTGCTTATGCACGGTGATAGCCTATGCACAGATGATCATGCCTACATGCAATTTAGAACCATGACTCGTGACCCTGTGTGGCAACACGAAGCACTCAGCAAATCTCTAGAAGAGCGCCGCGCCATAGCCCAGCACATGCGCATGGCTAGCAATGAAGCAAACAGCAACAAAGCCGAAGACATTATGGATGTCAATGCGGATGCGGTAAGCAACATTATGCAGCAACACCACTGCACTAGGCTCATTCACGGACACACTCATCGACCATATCGGCACCAACTCACCATTAGCCATCAAAAAGCTGAACGTATTGTGCTTGGTGACTGGGATAGCAAACTTTGGTACCTCGAAGCCAGTGACAACTCATTAATACTGCAGTCCAAGCCGCTATAAAAAATCAAAGCAATTCCACGTATTACCTAGCAGGTAAATCATCGTATTAAGCTCCACTCACTAGCAAGCCCAGATACGCCAAGCAACATCAACCCACCACATCGTCTTACTAGGTCAGAATATATGGCATAAGGCCATGACGTCACGGCAACCTCGCTGTAACTATGTAACAGAAAAATACAAAAAAGGCGCAACCCCTCCTCAAATAAACCACTCCACTTAACTAAATTAAAAGGGTATCCGCGCTTTTTCAAAAGCAAAGAGCCTATACGAAAAAACACGCCAACATGGCCCAGATTGTGCTAACGCCTTAAGGCACTTAATGACGAGTATAAAGCGATCATATAAATACATTAGTGGGCCAGCTATTTATAAAATGGACTACATAGGCGGAGCGCAGTAAAAACTTGCTACATAATTTACAAGCCAGCAACATGCTGCCCGGCACACAACCCGGCACTCATACGGATTACTCAAATCTAGGCTCTGAATCAGAAACTCAAGCAAAAGCGTTACTGATACACCAAGGCACAATGGCCTTTAGCGCTAACGCAATGACAACATTCAAACTTAAAACAAAACAAACAAGATTTCTAAATACGCATTGCACTTTGGACACGAGAAAAAGTTATTCACCCTCACAACTTATGCCCCCTCACCTCCAAAAATGCACTTATGTAAGTCATAATGCCAGTAACAAAAAAAATTTTGCCGCATCACTCCTTTCATTTTTTGCACCAAGAATACGCACTAACGCTTACCCCGAGGGGCAAAAAACGCCCATTTCTAGCCAGAGCGATATAACAATCAGCAACATGAAACCCGCTGCAAGTAAAAAAGGAGCTTAAAATGAGTCCTACAAGTTCAAAAACTGCTTTGAAACTAGAAAAAACCGATATCACTCTGGGCTTTATACCCCTAACCGACTGCGCCCCCTTGGTGATAGCAAACGAAAAAGGCTACTTCCGCAGCGAAGGATTAAACGTTTCCCTATCTAGAGAAACATCTTGGGCTGGAATTCGCGATAAAGTCGGGCTAGGCATTCTCGATGGAGCACAAATGCTAGCATCCATTCCTGTTGCCTCTCGGCTCGGCGTGGGTGGCCCAAAAATAGACATGATTAGTGCGATGGTTCTCGACTTAAACGGTAACGCCATCACTGTTAATAACGACCTCTACGATCACTTGTTTTCCATCGACCCACGAAGCGAATTCAGTCCGCTTATTGCCGCCCAAGCACTCCAATGTGTTGTTGAAGAAAACAAACGCAATAAACGGCCTAAATTGCGTTTTGGCATTGTCTACCCCTGCTCCACCCAGAGCTATGAGCTTCGCTACTGGCTAGCAAGTGCGGGAATTGATCCTGATCGCGATATTGAAATTGTAGTGATTCCACCGCCAAGAATGGTTACAGCGATGACCGATGGTGACATACATGGATTTTGTGTGGGTGAGCCTTGGAATACCTTGGCTGTGCAGCAAAACCTTGGTCACGTTGTCGCCACAAAATACCAACTTTGGAACAACAGCCCAGAAAAAGTTTTCGCGGTGAGTGAAATCTGGGCAAAAGAGCACCCTGCTACTCACCAAGCGATATTAAGAGCTTTGATTAAAGCCTGCGTATGGCTTGATAAAAAAGAAAACCGTAAATCAACAGCAAAGGTAATCAGTCAAGCGCCGTATATTGCACTGCCAGAAGAAACGGTAGCCATGTCACTGACAGGATCGTCGCTAAAGCATTTTGGTCAAGCACCGGAGAAAGTTGAAGACTTTCATGTATTTCATCGTTACTCCGCAAATTTCCCTTGGCTGAATCATGCCGAATGGTTCATATCGCAGATGTATCGCTGGGGGCAGCTCACAACACCAATCAACATTGAGGAAACCGTCGCAGCTGTTTACAAGCCAGGTCTATTCCGCATGGCTTCCGAGGCACTAGGTATTGAAAGCCCAAGCATTGACCGGAAAACCGAAGGTAATTTACATGAAAAAAACATGCTGATGAAATCCCAACACATCGGCCCAAATCAGTTTTTAGACGGTAAGGTAATCAGTGTCGGCGGTATTATTAAATACCTAGAACAACAAAGCCTTTCTAAAGCAGATATCCCTGCATTACGACTTATCAACATTCAAAAAGAGGTTTAACTGCTCAAATGAAAGTATTGCTGATCGACATCGACGATACCCGTGTAAATAAAATCGATCCCATTTTAGACTGGGCGGGCATCGAATTAGTCAATATCAACGATCACAACACAGACATATACCAACTTGTGGGGGCAATGCATCCAGAAATAATCCTAGTAGACACCAACTCCCCAAACAGGGACACATTAGAACACTTGGTGCAATTAGATCAATCAAGCCCACGAACTGTTATTAAACTTGGGAAAAAGCAGTCAGAAAGTATTAACCGACTAGCTGCTGAGGCGGGTATCAGCCTCTACGCCATTGACGATATACCGCCGGTACTATTGCAATCATTAATCGACATTACTTTGAGTTATTTTTATAGTATTGACCGCTTAAAAACTGAAGTACAAGCCCTTAAACCTGAAATTGACGCTCGCCAAACCCTGAATAACGCCAAGAAGTTCATCACCGAAACCTATGGACTTACCGATGAACAGGCCAAAGATTTACTCAGCAAAAATGCTGACCGACAAGGCCGCCCTATAGCTGAAGTCGCCCGACAACTTGTAGAAACTGGGTCATTCATCTAATGCAGCAAGTTTAAAATTAGGCAGCCAGTGGCCCACTATGAAAGCGAAACACCTCGTCTTCGCTTTCAATTAAAAGCTGTTCCTGCTGTTTAAAAACATCAATTCGAGGTGCAATATCCTCATTGGCATATTGCTTTGCCAGGCTTAGATAATCTTTAAAGTGACGTGACTCAGACTTTAATAAAGACGTATAAAACGCACTCAACTCACTATCTAGCAAGGGCGCTATGCGGGCAAACCTCTCGCAAGAACGCGCCTCAATCAAAGCACCAATTATAAGGATATCGGTTAACTTATGGGGTTCACTTGTCCGTGCTTCAGTGCGTAAACCATTTGCATAACGAGCCGATGATAAATGCCGATACGCCACACCGCGCTTTTTCATAATAGCCATGACTTGTTCAAAATGGCGTAACTCTTCTCTAGCCAATTTTGACATTTTCGTTAACAAATCAGGCTTATCGACATAACGGAACATTAAATTCAGCGCCGTCCCAGCTGCCTTTTTTTCGCAATTAGCGTGATCAATCAGCATTTCTTCAGGGTGCATTAACGCCGCATCCACCCATGATTGGGGCGTTTCACAGGGTAAAAAAGCTAGAATTTCGCTAATATCGACTGACATGAACAGGTATCCGAATGACAAAAAACCTGTCAAGTATAACAAACTCGGTACGCATCGCGTGCGTAAGTGTTGCAGCTAAATACCGAAACCATTCATAACTGCAGCCCCAAAATTTATTTGTCCGATTGCAAATACATCCCAATATACCGTTGGTAATGCGCTTCCGAAAGT contains:
- a CDS encoding lysophospholipid acyltransferase family protein codes for the protein MARANKPPKKIGPVKKIVRALLTGVLQIFFWVMKTIKFKSQLDIEHPCVMAVYHDELMPLVYYFRNQGVASIASQNHFGYAIAKVMERYDYEVALGSPSRGGKDAFFQLLRAARKGKSIAFTVDGSRGPRHEMKQGAMMLAKKTKLPLYLIRAEYDGWRIEKSWDKSKFPKPFASVSFNYKKFDMEDYADEADINVAVLAAQKQLSGLQIDDYKAPSK
- a CDS encoding VanZ family protein, coding for MTSLLHKAYLVVILLYAVLITALSLLPTTNTIDINIWDKAQHFGAYALFMALVFPLANTHKQRIKYAAGIVIYGLLLEYGQQFSPGRDTSIQDGLANTLGVLSGYTLMLLILTTYHRYKQPKD
- the cysS gene encoding cysteine--tRNA ligase, with the translated sequence MTIQIYNTLSRSKQPLVPLLDGKINMYVCGMTVYDYCHLGHARVLVAFDVITRYLRAKGFDVNYVRNITDIDDKILRRAEENDEPYEVLTERFIQAMHEDAARLDIMPPDQEPRATAHIGDILAMIGQLLEKGFAYKASNGDVYYRVTAFADYGKLSGKKPDELLSGARIAVDEAKEDPRDFALWKAVADGGVSWPSPWGDGRPGWHIECSAMSTCCLGDTFDIHGGGPDLVFPHHENEIAQSEAATGKQYAQTWMHAGAVRVDNEKMSKSLGNFFTIREILDKYHPEVVRYFLISSHYRSAINYSEDNLQIAKQNLERFYHAFKGLDVGEVIPYQSLDRSDDYVQRFDAAMADDFNAPVALAVLYDMVRELNSAREAGGDKLASLAITLKSLAATLGILQLSADAFLQAGSDDHLAAADIEALILERVQAKKDRLFSRADEIRDSLKDQGVILEDSREGTTWRRA
- a CDS encoding glutamine--tRNA ligase/YqeY domain fusion protein; its protein translation is MTDNVVSGNNFLRTIVTEDIASGRLSGELVTRFPPEPNGFLHIGHAKSICLNFGLAEQFGGRCHLRFDDTNPAKEEQAYIDAIQEDIRWLGFEWSGPIRYASDYFDTLFEYAVHLIRNGNAYVCDLSADEAREYRGTLTEPGKNSPYRERSVEENLALFSDMKEGVFDEGHCVLRAKIDMAAPNINLRDPIIYRIRKVSHHQTADKWCIYPTYDFTHGQSDALEGITHSICTLEFEDHRPLYEWFIANLPVPAQPKQYEFARLNVNYTVTSKRKLKMLVDEKVVDGWDDPRMPTIAGMRRRGFTPASLKRFCEMVGVARSEGVVDVAMLEHAIRDDLDKNAPRAMCVMEPLKIVITNYPSEKVEWLTAPGHPNRDDLAERSLPFSREVFIERDDFREEANKKFKRLVLGKKVRLRNAYVLLAESVVKDADGNVVEVHCTYDDASHGADPADGVKPKGVIHWVSASHGKRATVRLYDRLFSHESPDRGGEEFLDHVNPDSLRVLEGCWIEPSLADALPEASFQFERTGYFVADRVEHRSDAPVFNRSIALRDTWNGGQ
- a CDS encoding peptidylprolyl isomerase — its product is MIIFTTNFGDIKIELDFENAPKTSENFKQYVVDGYYDGTIFHRVIDGFMIQGGGFEPGMKQKETRSQIENEADNGLKNELGTLAMARTSDPHSASAQFFINVKNNDFLNHSSKTMQGWGYAVFAKVVDGLDVINAIKAVKTTSAAGHQDVPAEDVVIEKAVWVD
- a CDS encoding UDP-2,3-diacylglucosamine diphosphatase → MTTLFISDLHLDETRPDITRAFFHFLQTTALKAKSLYILGDFFEGWIGDDDTSDLIQSVKSALATLKKRGVAIFIMHGNRDFLIGSSFCSEVGATLLPDPSVISLCGEPTLLMHGDSLCTDDHAYMQFRTMTRDPVWQHEALSKSLEERRAIAQHMRMASNEANSNKAEDIMDVNADAVSNIMQQHHCTRLIHGHTHRPYRHQLTISHQKAERIVLGDWDSKLWYLEASDNSLILQSKPL
- a CDS encoding CmpA/NrtA family ABC transporter substrate-binding protein → MSPTSSKTALKLEKTDITLGFIPLTDCAPLVIANEKGYFRSEGLNVSLSRETSWAGIRDKVGLGILDGAQMLASIPVASRLGVGGPKIDMISAMVLDLNGNAITVNNDLYDHLFSIDPRSEFSPLIAAQALQCVVEENKRNKRPKLRFGIVYPCSTQSYELRYWLASAGIDPDRDIEIVVIPPPRMVTAMTDGDIHGFCVGEPWNTLAVQQNLGHVVATKYQLWNNSPEKVFAVSEIWAKEHPATHQAILRALIKACVWLDKKENRKSTAKVISQAPYIALPEETVAMSLTGSSLKHFGQAPEKVEDFHVFHRYSANFPWLNHAEWFISQMYRWGQLTTPINIEETVAAVYKPGLFRMASEALGIESPSIDRKTEGNLHEKNMLMKSQHIGPNQFLDGKVISVGGIIKYLEQQSLSKADIPALRLINIQKEV
- a CDS encoding ANTAR domain-containing response regulator, with amino-acid sequence MKVLLIDIDDTRVNKIDPILDWAGIELVNINDHNTDIYQLVGAMHPEIILVDTNSPNRDTLEHLVQLDQSSPRTVIKLGKKQSESINRLAAEAGISLYAIDDIPPVLLQSLIDITLSYFYSIDRLKTEVQALKPEIDARQTLNNAKKFITETYGLTDEQAKDLLSKNADRQGRPIAEVARQLVETGSFI
- a CDS encoding tRNA-(ms[2]io[6]A)-hydroxylase; its protein translation is MSVDISEILAFLPCETPQSWVDAALMHPEEMLIDHANCEKKAAGTALNLMFRYVDKPDLLTKMSKLAREELRHFEQVMAIMKKRGVAYRHLSSARYANGLRTEARTSEPHKLTDILIIGALIEARSCERFARIAPLLDSELSAFYTSLLKSESRHFKDYLSLAKQYANEDIAPRIDVFKQQEQLLIESEDEVFRFHSGPLAA